The Bubalus kerabau isolate K-KA32 ecotype Philippines breed swamp buffalo chromosome 14, PCC_UOA_SB_1v2, whole genome shotgun sequence genome segment tcagtagttgtggcgcacaggcttagttgcctcgtggcatgtgggaccttcctggaccagggattgcacccataTCCTCTGCATTGagagatggattcttaaccactggaccaccagagaagtcccccaccccccaatagCTTTTATCAGGGGATCTATTTCAGTAAAGAAGCATGATGTCCTTTAGGCAAAACAGATGAGCATCCAATGAGGGTACTCCTTGACATCCAGTAAAGAAGTGAGAGTGTGCCCAACCACAGTACCCATTGATCGTTATCACATAAAGGCAATCCAGAAATATGCCATCTCACAGATCCCTGGAGTGGCCTACTAAAGACACAGCACCAGCTCAGAGGCAACATGCGCAAAGGACAGGGTGCCATCCTTCGGGATGCAGTATATGCATTAACTCACAAGATGAGAGGATACATGTGATGGTTCCAATTACCATCACTTCCAGTGACTCACTGGAGGACTCCGGTTACCATTCCTGAAACTGGGCTTTTCAGAGTCAGAAGTACTGGTCACCAAAAGGGGGCACACTCTTAGTAGGGTACACAGCAAAAGTCCTACTGAATTACATGTCATTGTCACCAACGTACTTTGTACTTATGTCCAGGGACCAACAAGCTAGAAAAGCAGTCACCCTCCTGGCAGAGGTCACTGGCTTTATCAGCAGGAggtagtggtgggggtggggaatgggagAACTTGTGCAGAACACAGGTGACCCATTTTGTGCCTACTGGTATTCCCTTGCTCCACTGCAACTGTAAACAGATATGTGTAACAACCCCAGCCTGATAAGGGTACGATCAACAAAGGTTTGGACCCCTCGGGAATGAAGGTTTGGGTCACAAGATTAGGTAAGTCACCAAATTCTGCTAAAGTAATACCTGTGgatgagaaatatttaaaatggatgatgGAAGACAGGGTGAATACCAGTCATTGCCCTTCAGTGACAGGGAACATTGATGATCCTCTTCAATTCCTCAAGTCATGGAGTTGCTCCCCAATCCTGCAAGAAGTGGGTCTGTGTGGTGCAAGAGGTACAGCTACAGAAATGTTGTTTGCAATTCCTTTGAGAGAACTGGTTGCAGGAAGCACAGCTGATTGAGTCCCAGCTGAGGGGTCCTTGCTGCCACCCCTCTGGACTCACCACTGCATTTGCTGCatggccaggctcccctggggctgCTCCCTGCCACTGGCCGGGCCCAGAGGGGGCAGCAGCACTGAACCAGTCTCGCACAACGTGGGACTCGTCTGACAAGCAATTTGCGCTCAAGAACACCCCAACAACCTGGTCCAACCTTTGTAGTCTGAGGCTCCACGTCAGGGAAGGGTCCTCCTGCCTTCCTGCTCTCCTGCCCCAAAGGTCAAGCCTACAGTACAGATGGAAGTCTCTACCTGCCTCTTCCCACTTCTCCTCTTTATCCTTCAAAGACAGTCCCCTCCAGGAAATCTCTCACATGTCTTCCGTAGGCACCTGCTTCTTGATGGATTCAAATTGACACAGAAGCTCATGTTTATGGATCAGTGTATTTTCTTTGAAACCACACCCAAACTAACAGCAGAGGAAGATGTACAAGAGAACTTGGTTCACCTTATAAATCAAGCATTTTGAGTCCTACAATACCTCCAAAGGATTAAAAGATAGATGGGTGATGTCTTTATCAGCTTTGAGAAAAACacgatgaaatatttaaaatagccaagaaagCATAAAAAATAGAATGTACACACAGCTGAAGAAAGAAACCTTATCAAGAGTTAAAATCTCCCGTGTATCCCACCCTGACTGAATCCTGCTCTCACTTTCCAGATTTTGATATTTATCATCgcttctgtattttaaatatttttactacAAGTATTCTtaacatattttttcctttggatttttaatttcttttaaacataatttCCTAAAAATTAgttttgtatgtatttataataCTAAGCTGATGATGGgttttaaaaaaaaccccaatctATGTCACACAGAGCTATTTATGATtactgagattaaaaataaatgatttagcaGAAATGGAACAAAGTTATAATGCTGAGAAAAAGGATATTTTATAATCTTGTTTGTaagttataattattatttataaaagttaTATAAATGTAGGCTAATCATCTATACAGTCTCAAAAAGCCCAatgtaaataaaacacaaaaaagaagtTCAACTGAGAAAAGTTCAGACAAAATTCTTCTATGTGTCATATGGAATCCTAGGAAGAATCACTGCAATAATTATCCAAAGTAACATTAAAGGTAACAAAAGAGATGTTTGGTCTTAGATGTAAATTCAAATGTAGAGTGTCTAAAATAACAGGTCAAAGTGAAAGTACATCTGTAATTTCTAACAGCAAAAAATAAGTTAGTTTGTAAATTCTGTATTCTTCAATGAAGAAAGAAGATCAAGGATAACATGTTGGATAGTCTTATCACCTTTAAAGATAAGTTTTCAAGACAGCAAAAATGTGCAACAATTAAGCTTTACACATATAACTAAAACATTTGCTGTTATAAGAGGGGCAGTACTTTTATTTATAGAGTTCACGAATCAACATGTAACAAATAATCATACATTAGTCTTGGTAAGAACACCAAATGTTATTTCACAACTGCCACTACGTGTTTATTCTTCTCTGACACCATCTGCACAGATCCAGGCTTGCTATGTTTGATACGATTCAGTTCCctagaaattaaacaaaatacaCAAATTTTAAGTTTATGAGAAGTCACTTTAACCAAAGAAAACTTTCTCAGAAAAATTACATGGCATTTTCTTTCACCAGAAAACTACCCACTGGAAAAAAGTTTTCACCAGAGTAGGTAAGAAGTAGTTCTGAAGAatggactggctacccactccaaaattctggcctggagaattccatggactgtatggtccatggggtcgcaaagagtcagacacgactgagcaattttcacttagAAATCAACTTTTGTTAACTTACTGGCTTCTTCTCTTACTACATCAGTGTCCTTTACTAAGTTTAAAAACCTGCTgcaactgctaagtcgcttcagttgtgtccaactctgtgtgaccccatggactgcagcccaccaggctcccccgtccctgggattctccaggcaagaacactggagtgggttgccatttccttcttcaatgcatgaaagtggaaagtgaaagtgaagtcgctcagtcgtgtctgactcttagcgaccccatggactgcagcctaccaggctcctccatccatgggattttccgggcaacagtatcTGCTCCaagttattaaaatgtttaaaactgaCTCAACTCCAACATCTATCCAACATAACAAAATAACAATTTGCATtgcctaattaaaaaaaacaactctttctTAGAATTTCTATAATATATTACATGAATTCAAGGATTGCACAGAGAAGAATATTCTACAGGGgaaatgatggtgatggtggaaaCTTTTGCTTCAGAGCCAAAATGCTAGATTCCAAATGCTATGATGAAGCAAGCATATtagataaattctttttttttttttttgataaattctTATCTAACAAATATTCTTGCCAGTCTTTAAGCTAGAAAATACACATTACCTCAATTCCAGCTACACTGGAAATCATTTTtttacactatttacaatagtttctTTAGTGTGAGTAGAGCCTTTTCTAATTTTGATATGTATGTCTTTGACATTGTTTGCCCTTTAAACATATTCCCAAAGATAGGTAATGAAAATTCTGTGTTAGATAATCATAGCTTCCCCTTTTATCAGGAAAAAGCCCAGAGGAGTATTCAAAACCACCTCTGATGTATAACAGCACATAAACTATTCCTTTGACGGGcacattttttgtttggttttggtgggATGTGAGGGGAGAGCTAGAAAACGGTACTGAGAAAGACACAAATGCTCCAAAACATACTTTCGTCGACGAGCTTCTTTCATGATGCGCTGTTCCTGAATCTGGCTGTAGATAGATTTTGGTAGATGTCGGTGACGAGAGATACGTTTTATATGAGGATGATGTTGAAATTTCTCCTTTAACTTCTGGTTATAATCTGTGGCTGCTTTTTCTCGTGAtgtaagctgaaaaaaaaatacattttgatgtTTTCACGAAGGATGTGTTCTTTTTGCTTCAGTACAACAGAGTTAGGAAGAACCGTTTCCCCAAAAAACTATCAACATTTATGACATGTAACCAAAATTACTAATGTAACTGTACAGTTATATTAAACTGTACTCATTATAAGGTTATGTTATTGATACCAGCTCTGCTATTTCCTTTTAGTCAGGGTGCCTACAATGTATTGATGGATGGATGCCACCAAGTGCAAAAGAGCAGTGCCTAGGGAGTTAGGATCTGTGGACCACTGAGCGGGTCCACGTAACACCGAAAAAGCACTTAATGAATCACTcaaaaattttttctgtaaaaattattgaaacagaaacaaaagtgaTGACATAATAACCAGCCTTTGTCTAACAGTTGTTAAGGATGGTATGATTTAGAGGAATATTTAATGATGAACATAAACCTAGGCATAGTGTAGTACTTTAATAATCATTAAACCTAAAATAAACTTATCTTTAATTACTTATTTTCATATCTTGCTTTTCCTTCCAGGGCTAAGTAGAAAATAAACCACACTTAACCTTTCCTTATTAAACTTACTATTTGCTTCAGATATAAACACCCTGTATATTTCTTACAGAAAACATGAGACATTTAGAAAAACATTAAGAACAGAAATCAACCTTAACTCACAACCCAGAGGTTGCTAGTCAACAgtaatatttgttatattttcatGAAATCTTGCTTAAGTCTGAAgctgtgcatttttttaagtgtttcacTGTGTctttgatattaaaatattaatacccCACAGAGGCTTGCAGCCTTTGATTTGCCTGATTACTATTCCTTTGACAGAATACATATTCCAAGTTCTAAGCCTCTAGTCCCTACATCTTCTCTCCCTACCTCaaggaaaatacaaagaaacaagaaGGCTCAAATGCAATCAAACATTTGAATTAACAAAGCCCTGTGggggagttctctggtggtccagtgttaggACGTAGCATTTGCACTGCTGGGGgatccaggttcaacccctggtcggggaactaagagcccacaagtcatgcagtgtggccaacagcaaaaacaaaaacaaagaactctGAAGGTGCCTGTGACATGAAAAACGTAAACGTCGATACACCCTTGTCTGTTTCCTTTCATCACAACTAAAGCACTTGAAATAAATTCTCTTTATAATAGAATGATATTCAATAACACTATAAACAAGTTGCgtgataatgaaagaaaataggatCTCTTACCACACCCAACTTTTCAGAAGCATTAGCTTTCCATAGACGAATGTTCATTTCATCAGATCCACACATAATGTACTTGCTGTCAGCAGTCCATTTTACACAGATAACATGCTGCATTCTCTTTGTGTGATAGACTTCCCTACAGAAGAGGAACTAAGTTAAAACATTTAGGAATCTGGTACAGATTTTCTTTAACCAACTACCTATCAAGTATCAGGGTAACATTTTTTGAGTCCTGAAAGagtataaaagagaaattaaaatacacttaaatgtatttttttggagaaggaaatggcaacccactccagtgttcttgcctggagaatcccagggacgggggagcctggtgggctgccgtctatggggtcgcacagagtcagacatgactgaagtgacttagcagcaaatgtatttttattgaaCCATACTGCTAAGATTCTATGCTAAGAGCTGCGGAACATATTAAAAAGTCCTGCCCCCAGAGAAGTTATAAtccagtaagaaaaataaatataaacaaaccaAGCAAAACTAGATATCCAGAAAAGATCACAAAATAACTGTGGGCATATAACACAAATAAAATACACTGAAGCTGGAATAACTATAAGATCAACCACCACACTTCTTTGGGTTTCATTTCACTGGGAAAAAAATACTCAACGGCATTCAAAGAACATATCCTGATATGCTGATCCTAATGTCTGATTTCTGTTTTGGTCAAATTGTTGAAAAAGTGTAATTAATTAAAGTGAGAGTGGATGACTTACATATGTGACAAGAAAGAGAGGGCTACAGAAGTGATGAGTTGAGGTAAGGATCATTTAGTAAATGGAGATGTCAAATATCATACCTATTTGGAAAGGTGTgaaacatgctaagtgaattCACAGAAGATACTATATTAGGAAGTGTTAAGCAAAGCATTAAAAAGCAAGTAAAAGACAAggtcagaaaaaattaaaacatgagaCTCCTGGAAAAGTAAAACTTCCTTATCTGGATTAAGTGATTCAGAATGCAGACTACAAAGGAAACACACTCAGCCAGTTCTGCACAGTAAAAGAAAACACGTAGGATGATGGAATCAATAGATTTTGTTATCTGTAAAGACATTTCTGAAGTGCACTCAGAAAAGTGGTCTATTACGCTATTTCTAACGGATGCATTTTGAGCTCTTGAATGAATATGTAGATAAACCATATGACACAATTCTAAAAGAGAGGATGGTTAGAACGAACATACTATTGAAAGAAAAAGTAGATCAGACAGACTGCTTTTTCTTCTCTCAATGCTCTGCTTCTACAAGACTCAATTCTTACAACCTCTACCTATTTAAGACCCCATTTCCCCATAGCAATATACTGAATTTAAATATCAGGAAATTCAATTAGGCTTTGGTAACCACTAAAAATAACCTGCATATATTACATCAGTTCATGTACTGATATTAGACCAGACAAATCCAGTGGACAGTTACTTGGCCAACTGAGAATCCTCCTTAATGGTAAACTACAGAGTTTAATATCTAGATATGTTTATGCTTGTACATAGAACAGATACATAAAGTTCACTATAAATTATGCTATTTGTggagataaataatttaaaaacttaaattcttTACATACACAGTCAAGCTAAAAGAACTGTTCCATGTGAATGCAACTGAATTTACTTGTTTGCTAGTAAATACTGAATAAAATCCATAGAAGTTACCTTCAAATATTGATTTAACTGTAGTTTTTGAAAACctactcaaaatttatttttttaaaaaagatttatttttattttttggctgtggtgaaaatttactttaaaaatatatttcagtgaCTTTaagttctttgaaaggaaaatatttttaaaaatacagatcatTCAAAGCACTGCCTGTATTATTTGATGTTTTTGTAATGATAGGAAACTAGAGCAGACCATGGAAACAAACCAGAAGCAGCTTTCCAGCAGATGACAGTAATGGTCAGAAAGAATATTGTTTATATGGTTTATAACTAAAACCAACAGGAAGTAACATGTATTAAACTGTGATTACAAAATCTTCAAAAAACATCAAGAGACAATTCCTAGAAATGGGATATAAGAACTCACTTCATACAATTTTGGAATAATCTGAGATTTTAACCAGACTTGCATTTAATTGCccatgctggttttagaataaTCAGTTTGAACTCAGCTATGGGGCTCTTGGCATCACGGGTGCCTAAACTTCCCATTTCTTGTACTCCTCCTTTGATCCTTATGTCTGCTTATGCATCATGTTAGAAATGTCCTACTTAATACCTCTGGAGGTCCTGGTGTCAAGAATGATGGAGGACCAcaatctcttgattttttttccagagaagtgagaaaaataGAAACTATCAGCCTTGCCTTGGGCCTAACTGAACAATTACCATTACCAACAAGAGTATCATGAATTACTAAAGAGTATCAAGTTAGTTTCAACAGTCACATAGGAACCAACCCCAGAGTCCAGGATCAAAGTCACCAGAACACCCACTCAGTATACTTTTGATTCAAATACCTTTTTAATCATACACACGATGATGACGACGACAGTTATCTATCTGCTAGCAATTCATGATGATATGAAAAAGTTTAGGAATTAATATGGCTTCCTCAAGTTAGAGAAGAGAAAGATACAACCATCACATGAAAAAACACCAAAGAGTTAAACAAGCAGATTGGCTATGACCAAAAAACGTAtggagctgtgtgaccctgaagaGGCTCTGTGGGCAAGATCTTGTGGTTGTGAACACAAGGCTGGGACAAGGGTGAGGCAAATGAGGTGCCTACAGTGTATACTCTAAGGAGGCTGTCACTTTCAGGGTGATGCAGATACAGGCTAGGCACCTGCAAGAGTCCTGAGTCAGGAGGATGTGCCTGCAAAAACAAGCATCACTTGCTCAGGAAGATCAGACCCCTTCAACACTGTAGACGCTAGGTTAGTTATCATTAAGAGTAACGATCAAAATTCTCATCACTGCACTTAAATGGTGAAATTTATTCACCCTGTTATAGTTACAACACCAAACTGAATGCTCTTTCTCTAGCTTTAAGTGAAGGAAGGGTCCCATAAAGACTGCTAATCAGTCTTTACCAAGCTGGGGAAACTGTTTCACCAGCTCCACGCTGCTGTTCTCTAGCACAGATCTTCACCTTCCAGCCTCAGTATACAGGTTCTCTGGTCTTTCTTTTCCCTGATTCTGCTtagttttctcctttccttttctatgGCTTCCAATCATTCTGTTATCTTTCACCATGTGCATTTTCTCCAACACTGAATCAAGACGAGGTCATCCAAGCaagtatacatataaatgtatatgcacacaTGTCTTGTGTATGTTGGGTGGTTGCTCTCCCAAacttgcttccctagtggctcagcagtaaagagttcacctgtaatgcaagagatgcaggagatgtgggtttgattcctgggttgggaagatcccctggagaaggaaatggcaacccactccagtattcttgcctgggaaattccatggacagaaaagcctggcgggctacagtccatggggtcgcaagataGATGGACatgacatatgtgtatatatgacatatatatgtcatatatcaTGACAtgacatatgtgtacatatgtatagtATTTTAGAGAGAATATACgttctttttaaattctaatgTTCCTACTTTTACTGAATCAAAATGGAGGTGGTTGTATCTTCAAGAGTGAGTGACACCACCATAATCCTTTATCATTTTTATGGGAAGATATCGTCTAGTTTACTTGGATTTGCCTTGAATATGCAGAAAATGCTCTGTAAATCACAGCATACTAATATAAGGGGCTGTGTCTTACACGAGTTAGTTTTTAAAGTCGGCAAAAACTCAAATGCAGTCAAAAAGTATTCCTGAAAACCTTTAAATGCCAGTTTACTATAAACTACCTCAATACAATAACATGTGAAATAATATAACACGGTGGTACAAGTATATACACTACATTCAGTAATGTGTGCAGCAGAGGGCCAAGCTGTATGAAACAGAACACCTTAAACACTAGTTACATTCACTGTACACAAACAgtgacacacacagagcacaggaCAGCTGAGTGTTCCGATCTCCCGTCTCCTGGTCATTCCAGAGCTTGTGTCTAGATGAGGATGGAGGGACACTTGTCCTGACCATTTAAAccgtaatttttctctttttcatttttgccttAGTGTATGAGAGCAAATATAAGGTATTATTAACTGCTCTTAAACTGTATTAGGGGAAACTTTAAGTTCTTCCTTatcaaattaaaatcttttttaaagtttactcTATCTcatggcagtgaaaatactctgcatATTATCAtgatggatatatgtcattatacatttatccaaacccatagaatgtgtGATCCAAAGAGTGAATTCTAAGGTAAACTATGGATTTGGGGTGATTACGATgggtcagtgtaggttcatcctACATTTTGGTGAGGTAACAAAAATACCACCCTATTTGGAATGTTGATAATGGAACAGGCTCTGCATGCGTAGAAGCTGGGAATATATGGGAACTCaactttcctctcaattttgttgtaaacctaaaattcccctaaaaaaaaaaaaaagcctttatttaaaaaaattagtataaAACACTCAAAAGGTTTTGCCCTAAGGCAAAGATTTCACatcaataaattatataaagctaaaaagactctgatgctgggagggactgaaggtaggagaagaaggggacgagaggatgagatggctggatggcatcactgactcaatggacatgagtctgaataaactccgggagttggtgatggacagggaggcctggcatgctgcaattcatggggtcgcaaagagtcggacacgactgagcgactgaactgaactgaatatcctaAGAATCTGCCCTGTAGGCCGATGTTTTTGCTGACAGATGATGCAGAAGGTGGCAGCCCACAACACCTGAGTGTGAGTCCCATCATATACACAAAACcagtgtgtgttaagtcactcagtcatgtcagactctttgtgacccccatggactggagtccactggcttctctgtccaccaaATAACCTTTAGAAAAAGATACATGATGATCTAGGCagggaaaaaaagtcaaacaGAAACAAATGTTTACTGGTAGTAACATACCTGCTTCTACTTTTGTCCACAGGAAAGATTCGAATAGATTTATCAAAACTAGCTGACACAAACTCTCTCCCAGTGGGAGAGTAATCCACATCAAGCACTGCAGATACATGATCCATATGCACCATTACAGGAGTGTCCAGGGCACGCATATCGAAAGTATACAAGCTGTAAAagagtttttaattatttgataCAAGTTTCTATTAAAAAATGCACATGCAGTACTAAGAGACATTACTGAACTTAAGAGGGCTAGCTAATAAATAAAGCACATCTAAATACATAGCTCAATTCTTCACATGGCAGATAAGGGatagggaaaaatatcaacagttTTATTATTCCTTAAGATTATATACTTACACACTTTAATCCTTACAAACAGAAATCTCATTGTAGAAAATGTGCAAACTCCAAAACCATGAAGAGTACAAAACTTGTATTTAATTTCACTACCCAGAGAAAGTCAGCACAGTGTAAATGTTTCTTTTAACCATGCTATTTAATTATATGCCTCTTAATACAATTAACATATTACTGTATAAAGCTCTATATTGATATTTCATGTAGCATATTATGAGCATTTATTAATATCTgaacatattttaatgttttcatatgtaaatgagttaaaataattaataatctgtttaaatttatatttaaatctatttgttAGTAAAGTTTCCCATGTTTTAACTTTTGATATTTAATGGGACAAATTCCTAAAATTAGAATTAAGTTCAAAGGCATGAacatttttaaggtttttgaGTTGATAAATCACTTCCAATGAAATCACACTAATTTATACTCTATCAGTGATACATGAGAGCAAGCACAGCTTTTCAAAGGGTGTACTAAAATTAGAAAACTATACTTCGTGCACAATTGGCAAGAACAATGACTTCATGATTTTCgaggtttaaattttttaattgacagCTAGAAGAACAGTGCTTAAAATGAACCAACATAAATGATGGAGAGTAGTAATACAGAATTACTGTAACCAAGTTTCTAACATCAAAATACTTCCAGATGCAAATATTAGCAAGGGGAAAAGTTTAAGGAGAAACAAGATATCCACAAAATTTTAAACTATCTCCCCACAGATATGTATTaattacagaagaagaaaatagtAACTTTAGTGGGGAAAGCTGGTAGACACCACCTTAACTAAGTGATGAAGGTCAACATTACTAGTAATAAGATGTACCGACATTATGTACTCCTGGTTTGATGCACCAAGAAGGGGATATCAATTTTGTGATATTCTTGCCAAAGATGCATAATCTCAatgaaataatgagaaaacacCAGTTAACCCAAGTTAAAGGCAGTCTACAATATAACTGACAAGGAAGTCCTTCTCAAAAGTACTAAGGTCATAACAGAAAAGGGAAGACTGAGAAAGTCAGTGAGCAGACATGGTAATCAAATGCAAATACAATGTAGGATCCTGCAACAGTAAAAGAACACTAGTGGAAAGACAGGTGATGGAATACAGTCTgcagtttacaatattgtaccaatgttaatttcttgGTTTTGCTAACTAGACTATGGTGACCTAAGATATTAACATTTGGGAAAATTGTCTTACAGGTACCTTTTTTGTAACTTTTCAGTAAgcctttccagtggtcat includes the following:
- the DCAF13 gene encoding DDB1- and CUL4-associated factor 13 isoform X2, producing the protein MSAKPNWTYSEVGDDKTVKQWKMDGPSCGEEEEPLHTILGKTVYTGIDHHWREAVFATCGQQVDIWDEQRTSPICSMTWGFDSISSVKFNPIETFLLGSCASDRNIVLYDMRQATPLKKVILDMRTNTICWNPMEAFIFTAANEDYNLYTFDMRALDTPVMVHMDHVSAVLDVDYSPTGREFVSASFDKSIRIFPVDKSRSREVYHTKRMQHVICVKWTADSKYIMCGSDEMNIRLWKANASEKLGVLTSREKAATDYNQKLKEKFQHHPHIKRISRHRHLPKSIYSQIQEQRIMKEARRRKELNRIKHSKPGSVQMVSEKNKHVVAVVK